One window of Verrucomicrobiota bacterium genomic DNA carries:
- a CDS encoding Hsp20/alpha crystallin family protein, with translation MAMCKSSSALAFASHRHEARRRPPTDAHWVPNTDVYVTDAGIVIKAEVAGLNRDDLTLTVEGNTLRISGSRIDGCREVGSKFHLMEIHYGAFENVVELPPGYDLAQARAAYQNGFLRVDVPLSKPIQPERPRRRLRPRRK, from the coding sequence ATGGCCATGTGCAAATCGTCCTCGGCGCTGGCCTTCGCCAGCCACCGGCATGAGGCGCGCCGCCGCCCGCCGACCGACGCGCACTGGGTTCCGAACACGGATGTTTACGTCACCGACGCCGGCATCGTGATCAAAGCCGAGGTCGCCGGGCTCAACCGCGACGACCTCACGCTCACGGTCGAGGGCAACACCTTGCGGATTTCCGGCAGCCGCATCGACGGTTGCCGCGAGGTCGGCAGCAAATTTCACCTCATGGAGATTCACTACGGCGCGTTCGAGAACGTGGTCGAGCTGCCGCCCGGTTACGATCTCGCGCAGGCGCGCGCCGCGTATCAAAACGGATTTCTTCGCGTGGATGTCCCGCTGTCCAAGCCCATTCAACCGGAGCGACCGCGGCGCCGGTTGCGGCCCCGGAGGAAGTGA